One region of Lampris incognitus isolate fLamInc1 chromosome 12, fLamInc1.hap2, whole genome shotgun sequence genomic DNA includes:
- the rnf170 gene encoding E3 ubiquitin-protein ligase RNF170 isoform X3 has protein sequence MSCPVCLQQAVLPVETNCGHLFCGSCIILYWRYGTWLGAINCPICRQMVTLLFPLFHEQTSPQSVQEEEARPQFILREINDYNRRFSGQPRSLMDRLRDVPTLLRHAFREMFSVGGLLERPGIQILLCLVGAFTYLASPLDFLPEALFGLLGFMDDLLVILLLFFHISVMYRGVVTQRLNG, from the exons ATGTCCTGTCCTGTGTGTCTGCAGCAGGCTGTTCTGCCCGTAGAGACGAATTGTGGACACCTCTTTTGTG GTTCTTGTATTATTCTCTATTGGAGGTATGGAACATGGCTGGGTGCTATTAACTGCCCCATCTGCAGACAAATG GTGACGTTGCTCTTCCCCCTCTTCCATGAGCAAACATCCCCACAGAGTGTCCAGGAAGAGGAGGCAAGGCCCCAGTTCATCCTAAGAGAAATCAATGACTACAATCGCAGGTTCTCTGGACAACCTCGCTCG TTGATGGACAGGCTGCGAGATGTTCCAACCCTGCTCCGTCATGCCTTTAGGGagatgttttcggtgggtggccTGTTAGAGCGGCCAGGGATCCAGATTCTCCTCTGCCTGGTTGGCGCATTCACCTACCTGGCCTCCCCGCTCGACTTCCTACCGGAGGCGCTCTTTGGCCTCCTTGGCTTCATGGATGACCTGTTAGTCATCCTTCTCCTCTTTTTTCACATCTCTGTCATGTATAGAGGAGTGGTAACACAGAGACTGAATGGCTAA
- the rnf170 gene encoding E3 ubiquitin-protein ligase RNF170 isoform X1: protein MEDSQCGELDYLIQDEDTLIEGVSNQVLFVVVLSVTFLGGLLTLLCTGEQRDIHPENQEHVRAVRQQLQFEQDDNPPSEARQQYYTDMSCPVCLQQAVLPVETNCGHLFCGSCIILYWRYGTWLGAINCPICRQMVTLLFPLFHEQTSPQSVQEEEARPQFILREINDYNRRFSGQPRSLMDRLRDVPTLLRHAFREMFSVGGLLERPGIQILLCLVGAFTYLASPLDFLPEALFGLLGFMDDLLVILLLFFHISVMYRGVVTQRLNG from the exons ATGGAGGACAGTCAATGTGGGGAATTGGACTACCTGATCCAAGATGAGGACACCCTCATTGAAGGGGTCAGCAACCAGGTGCTGTTTGTGGTGGTGCTCAGTGTCACCTtcctgggagggctgctgactcTGCTTTGCAC AGGAGAGCAGCGGGACATCCATCCCGAGAATCAGGAGCATGTCCGAGCTGTGAGACAGCAGCTCCAGTTTGAGCAG GATGACAACCCTCCATCAGAAGCCAGACAACAGTACTACACAGACATGTCCTGTCCTGTGTGTCTGCAGCAGGCTGTTCTGCCCGTAGAGACGAATTGTGGACACCTCTTTTGTG GTTCTTGTATTATTCTCTATTGGAGGTATGGAACATGGCTGGGTGCTATTAACTGCCCCATCTGCAGACAAATG GTGACGTTGCTCTTCCCCCTCTTCCATGAGCAAACATCCCCACAGAGTGTCCAGGAAGAGGAGGCAAGGCCCCAGTTCATCCTAAGAGAAATCAATGACTACAATCGCAGGTTCTCTGGACAACCTCGCTCG TTGATGGACAGGCTGCGAGATGTTCCAACCCTGCTCCGTCATGCCTTTAGGGagatgttttcggtgggtggccTGTTAGAGCGGCCAGGGATCCAGATTCTCCTCTGCCTGGTTGGCGCATTCACCTACCTGGCCTCCCCGCTCGACTTCCTACCGGAGGCGCTCTTTGGCCTCCTTGGCTTCATGGATGACCTGTTAGTCATCCTTCTCCTCTTTTTTCACATCTCTGTCATGTATAGAGGAGTGGTAACACAGAGACTGAATGGCTAA
- the rnf170 gene encoding E3 ubiquitin-protein ligase RNF170 isoform X2: MRTPSLKGSATRGEQRDIHPENQEHVRAVRQQLQFEQDDNPPSEARQQYYTDMSCPVCLQQAVLPVETNCGHLFCGSCIILYWRYGTWLGAINCPICRQMVTLLFPLFHEQTSPQSVQEEEARPQFILREINDYNRRFSGQPRSLMDRLRDVPTLLRHAFREMFSVGGLLERPGIQILLCLVGAFTYLASPLDFLPEALFGLLGFMDDLLVILLLFFHISVMYRGVVTQRLNG; this comes from the exons ATGAGGACACCCTCATTGAAGGGGTCAGCAACCAG AGGAGAGCAGCGGGACATCCATCCCGAGAATCAGGAGCATGTCCGAGCTGTGAGACAGCAGCTCCAGTTTGAGCAG GATGACAACCCTCCATCAGAAGCCAGACAACAGTACTACACAGACATGTCCTGTCCTGTGTGTCTGCAGCAGGCTGTTCTGCCCGTAGAGACGAATTGTGGACACCTCTTTTGTG GTTCTTGTATTATTCTCTATTGGAGGTATGGAACATGGCTGGGTGCTATTAACTGCCCCATCTGCAGACAAATG GTGACGTTGCTCTTCCCCCTCTTCCATGAGCAAACATCCCCACAGAGTGTCCAGGAAGAGGAGGCAAGGCCCCAGTTCATCCTAAGAGAAATCAATGACTACAATCGCAGGTTCTCTGGACAACCTCGCTCG TTGATGGACAGGCTGCGAGATGTTCCAACCCTGCTCCGTCATGCCTTTAGGGagatgttttcggtgggtggccTGTTAGAGCGGCCAGGGATCCAGATTCTCCTCTGCCTGGTTGGCGCATTCACCTACCTGGCCTCCCCGCTCGACTTCCTACCGGAGGCGCTCTTTGGCCTCCTTGGCTTCATGGATGACCTGTTAGTCATCCTTCTCCTCTTTTTTCACATCTCTGTCATGTATAGAGGAGTGGTAACACAGAGACTGAATGGCTAA